TTTAGTACTTTAAAATAGTGTTTTTAGGCTTATTTCCTTCttatagtattattaatactatatatagcTTTAAGATTAAGAAAgaattataatatattattatatttacttaACTTATTTAtagtaagtaaatatattttaatataataaaggcTTATTTTCTTAATTATctaatttaatatattatagatACTATCtacttatttattatattagtTAAAGTCTATATAATAGATATTTATTTTAGCCTTATAGGCctcttattatataaagagTAAGTTACTATatctatttatatattattcTTTATATTCAGTACTTAAGCTATCTAAAAGAGacttaatatatagtattaCTTAGTAGTCTTTAATCTTAGGCCTTTATAGCTCTTTAATTTATAGGTTTATAAAATATCTTAGATCTAAAAGTTAACCTAGCTTATATACCTTTTCTATAgttatttttataatatataactatttaaaagAATCCTAGTTATTAGGGTTACTTAATAAATAGGACTTTATATTTATACTATAAGATATTATACTGTATATAGGAGATAGTACTTAAGGTTTATTTTAATAATTagcttttctttcttatAGTTATAGCTGCCTTTAAGAAGTGCAGCTCTAAGACTCTTAATTATTAAACCGAATTAATTATATTACCTATTCTATCTAACTTCTAGTATTCTATTACCCCTTTTTTAGTCTTCctttagttatataattGGCATTCTTAATATCTAAGGCTTATTTAGGTTAAACCATTTGCAGGCTTATATAATCCCTCTCAATTACATAGTACCACCGGTTTAACaagagaggagaagcaagacaatCAATTTAGTTCAATAAATACAATAATAAAGGGTTTATCAGTACTTAAGGTAGATATTTTTAACCTTCCGGCTCAGCCGGCCGCGGGCTAgttacctaggtagtaggtaggtagctcTCAGCTCGGGCAGTCAGTGGAAAGCCCGTCCGTGTAGTGACGTGACCTTATCCCTCAGACCTGCAAAGCTGGAACCCTTTTTGTCTGTACAATACTACAGTATCTTTCATTCTATTTCTTGTCCCTGTCGATCACgggctttcttttttttttttaaaaaaaaaaaaaaaaaaaaccgAAAGGAGCCATCATGCGCTGAGCATTTCCGTTTTATCACTGTGGCTGTACCGTTGACGGCTCAGGCGTGCTACACACCTTACGAACCTACACATACAGACCTAGGTAATCGACCAATCTCACAAAGCGGCTGAACAAGTGTTCACCCTTTCTCTTCACCAGCCAGCCCATCAGCTTCTAACGTTAGCTCTTCTCGCAATCCAGTATCCCACAAATATGTCTCCTCAAGATACGCCAACGGCCCTCGTGGTCACAACGACTGTTCTCTCAACTGTTGCATTTCTCGCTATCGCCCGCGCACTTCTCTACCCCGTGCGCCCGAAAACCATCCGCAATCCGCTCAAGGCGGGCGTGTACGATAAGGCCAATGCTGATAAGTTGAAGAATCTTGTTTATCAGCCTGATCAGTTTCCTGGTGCTCGAGATATAGAAACCCCAGTAAGCCATTATCTCACGGCCTGATACCCAGAAAGAACTATGTTGACCACGGACATAGTACGGAAGCATTCGTGTTTACGAGTTTGGCCCTGAGAATGGTGAAAAGGTCTTCTTTGTGCACGGCATCAGCACACCCTGCATCACTCTCGGGCCTATAGCTCTTGGGCTCGTCAAGCGGGGATATCGTGTGATGCTCTTTGTAAGCTTCTTGCTACCTACTCGGGCTCTCCAGCTTGACTAATGTCTCTCGAGGATCTCTTTGGGCGTGGTTTCTCCGACGGTGTCGCTGATATACCACACGATGCCCGTCTCTACGTCTCCCAAATGCtgcttgtcttggcttctaGCCCTCTTGCATGGACCGGTACAGGCGCCTTTCGCCTTGTTGGCTATTCTCTCGGCGGTGGCATCGCAGTTCATTTTGCCAATGCGTTTCCTAACCTCGTGCGCGATCTCGTGCTCCTCGCGCCTGCGGGTTTAATCCGCGCCGCCTCCTTTGGCCGCGTCTCTCGattcctcttcgtctctgGCCTCGTCCCGGAGCGCATTCTGGCCGTCGCTACACGCAGTCGTCTTCAAAAGCCTATCGCCGCTTCAGCCAAGCCACCCCCCAAGACGCCCATCGAGGCTGTCACTACGCCACCACTCAATGTTGCCGAGGCAGAGGTGGTTCCAGCGTCCGGTGAGGCCGTTACGCCGTTGGAGCAACGTGTCATGGAGTATGTGCGCTGGATGGTCACCCATCACAGTGGCTTCGTCCCCGCGTTCATGTCGAGCATTCGCTTTGCACCCCTGACCGATCAGCATGAAGCCTGGGCCAAGTTGTCCAAGCGTGCTCCTGGCACTACAGCTGTTTTACTAGCTAGATCTGACGAGATCATTGATCCCGAGTCCTATCGCCGGGATGCACTATCCCTCGTTGGCGGTGAGCACCATGTCCGCTGGCGAATTCTTCCAGGGAGCCATGATTTTGTTATGACGCATGCGGGAGACATCCTTAGCGAGATTGACGACATGTTCAATACTAACAAGGTGTGAAGATGGTCGGGTTTTATTGTATCTCTGTTTGATGTCATCTACAACAGGGCTCCAGACATTTACAAGGTGCCAGAGCAGGGAGTTGAGTTCAGGAAGTTGTTATATCCATGCCCTTTATTTTTCCAGGATAGAACATAGAGCAGAGAGCGATTGGGATGTTTCATTTTGCACTCGCTTCCGTTATTAACGATCTAaggattgactttgacactATATTCAATCAGCACACTCCCGCCATCTATCTCAGTCGCCGAGCAAGAATATGTACTCACCATGTTCCAGTAGACGCCCCGCCTCTTCAGTAACTCTGCATGACATCCTTGTTCCAATAATTGGCCATCTCCCAGGACAAAGATCACATCAGCATCCTGCACTGTGGCCAGTCGATGTGCTACCACGAGCATCGTGCGTCCTTCACTAGCTCTTTCGAATGCCGACTGGACTAGCTTTTCGCTCTCCGAATCAAGGGAGCTCGTAGCTTCGTCGAGAAGTAGGACTTTTGGGTCGCGAATCAGAGCGCGAGCAATCGCCACGCGCTGCTTCTGACCACCTGAAAGTGATACACCACGTGATCCAATGTTTGTATTGTAGCCCTCCGGTAATGAGACGACAAAATCGTGGATCGAGGCATCACGGCACGCTTGGTGTAGTTGCTCGTCGGTGATTGCTGAGGGGTCGACTCCAAGTAAGATATTCTCCTTGATGGTGCCTTGGAAGAGGGTGGCTTCTTGGGCCACGAGAGAAAAGTACTTTCGGTATTCGTACAGGTTGATGTCGGTAGCATCCTTGCCATTCAGGAGGAGCCGGCCCTTGTCCAAGTCGTAAAATCTGTTTCTTCAGCCCCGGTACAATTTAGTAGCATGTCGTGTCGAGCAACTTACCTTTCAAGTAACGAAATGATCGATGACTTTCCTGAGCCTGAGGCGCCTACAAGGCCAGCAAACTGtcccttctcaat
This region of Fusarium verticillioides 7600 chromosome 3, whole genome shotgun sequence genomic DNA includes:
- a CDS encoding hypothetical protein (At least one base has a quality score < 10), which encodes MSPQDTPTALVVTTTVLSTVAFLAIARALLYPVRPKTIRNPLKAGVYDKANADKLKNLVYQPDQFPGARDIETPYGSIRVYEFGPENGEKVFFVHGISTPCITLGPIALGLVKRGYRVMLFDLFGRGFSDGVADIPHDARLYVSQMLLVLASSPLAWTGTGAFRLVGYSLGGGIAVHFANAFPNLVRDLVLLAPAGLIRAASFGRVSRFLFVSGLVPERILAVATRSRLQKPIAASAKPPPKTPIEAVTTPPLNVAEAEVVPASGEAVTPLEQRVMEYVRWMVTHHSGFVPAFMSSIRFAPLTDQHEAWAKLSKRAPGTTAVLLARSDEIIDPESYRRDALSLVGGEHHVRWRILPGSHDFVMTHAGDILSEIDDMFNTNKV